The Arachis hypogaea cultivar Tifrunner chromosome 19, arahy.Tifrunner.gnm2.J5K5, whole genome shotgun sequence genome has a window encoding:
- the LOC112778637 gene encoding uncharacterized protein produces the protein MISRKYCWVIRRYNGSHTCTKAIISQDHSKLDSNTITEAIKSLVEADPSLKVKSVIAEVQSKFNYTVSYRKAWLAKQKSVEKIFGGWEASYKALPIWFEAMSHKEPSAVVHFETIHAYQGDDLVDETHLYGKYKGCLLVAVSQDAVERSHGAWSPPRAFYMFCIRHIESNFLRKFKAPYLQKLVVNIGYSRTVRKYELCYQHLRERGEAYTNWLNRIPCEQYALAFDGGYRWGHMTTNLVECINSVLKGARNLPITALVKATFYRLNELFTRKRAEAEAWITAGHVFSEHVTAKLHANQLASGKIQVNFFDRKNEVFEVREMPSGVEYAVDLRRQRCDCVEFQVDRIPCPHVFACCANQRLD, from the exons ATGATCAGCAGAAAGTACTGTTGGGTTATTAGGAGGTACAACGGCAGTCACACTTGTACCAAAGCAATCATTTCTCAGgatcattcgaagctggattcAAATACAATTACAGAAGCCATAAAGTCGTTGGTTGAGGCTGACCCCTCTTTAAAGGTAAAATCAGTTATTGCAGAAGTGCAGTCGAAGTTCAACTACACCGTCAGTTATcggaaagcatggttggctaagcaaaagtCAGTTGAgaaaatatttggaggttgggaagcatCCTACAAAGCATTGCCCATATGGTTCGAGGCCATGTCTCATAAGGAGCCATCAGCTGTCGTGCATTTTGAGACTATACATGCATATCAAGGTGATGACTTG GTGGACGAGACTCACTTGTACGGAAAGTATAAGGGTTGCTTGTTAGTGGCCGTTTCGCAGGATG CTGTGGAACGCAGTCACGGAGCTTGGTCACCTCCTAGAGCTTTCTACATGTTTTGTATCAGGCATATTGAGTCGAACTTTCTGAGAAAATTCAAGGCACCGTACCTGCAAAAGCTTGTCGTCAATATAG GATATTCGAGGACGGTTCGCAAGTATGAATTGTGTTACCAGCATTTACGAGAGCGGGGTGAGGCGTACACTAATTGGTTAAACCGTATTCCCTGTGAACAGTATGCGTTGGCATTCGACGGTGGTTACCGATGGGGTCACATGACGACTAATCTAGTGGAATGCATCAACTCAGTCttgaagggtgcacgcaatctcCCCATCACTGCACTTGTGAAAGCAACATTCTACAGACTTAATGAGTTGTTCACACGGAAAAGAGCCGAGGCGGAGGCTTGGATTACTGCTGGCCATGTTTTTTCTGAGCATGTGACTGCCAAACTTCATGCAAATCAACTTGCATCAGGAAAAATTCAAGTTAACTTCTTCGACAGGAAGAATGAGGTCTTTGAAGTGCGTGAGATGCCAAGTGGAGTGGAGTATGCTGTTGACCTCCGTCGTCAAAGATGTGACTGTGTTGAGTTCCAGGTGGACCGGATTCCTTGCCCGCATGTGTTTGCCTGTTGTGCAAATCAACGACTAGATTAG